The following coding sequences lie in one Candidatus Equadaptatus faecalis genomic window:
- a CDS encoding DctP family TRAP transporter solute-binding subunit — translation MKKFAAFLALAMLLTALFACSAQAATTLKLSHATPRTSTWHQGAEKFVEIVKAKTGGKYDIKIFPSDELSGGNQAAGIELVQTGVTDIHIQDALVWSSVAKKSIVPCFPWLLPTYKDVDKAMQGAGGKAMKAALNEAGVVCLAIGENGYRQVVNNRNPINAPKDMKGLKMRVPGSNVHVNLLKYIGADPLTMNQSEVYTSLQQGTIDACENTLDLLFTQNTLEVVKNISLWNYSYDPIYFSVSKELWGKLSAAEKKIFQDAANEAMKYQIKVTREKDQKLRSRLGEYKIKVVKSLTPANLAAFKKAVAPIYKDNEKNFGKELKEFGYKF, via the coding sequence ATGAAGAAATTTGCAGCATTCCTCGCGCTCGCCATGCTTCTTACGGCACTTTTTGCATGCAGCGCACAGGCAGCAACAACACTGAAGCTCAGCCACGCCACACCGAGAACCAGTACGTGGCATCAGGGTGCGGAAAAATTTGTTGAAATCGTCAAGGCGAAAACCGGCGGAAAATACGACATCAAAATTTTCCCGAGCGACGAACTTTCAGGCGGCAACCAGGCTGCCGGTATCGAACTTGTCCAGACGGGCGTAACCGACATCCACATTCAGGACGCTCTCGTATGGTCATCAGTCGCGAAGAAGAGCATCGTTCCCTGCTTCCCCTGGCTGCTCCCGACCTACAAAGACGTTGACAAAGCCATGCAGGGCGCAGGCGGAAAAGCAATGAAAGCCGCACTCAACGAAGCCGGCGTCGTCTGCCTCGCAATCGGTGAAAACGGCTACCGCCAGGTTGTCAACAACAGAAACCCGATCAATGCGCCGAAAGACATGAAAGGTCTTAAAATGCGCGTTCCCGGAAGCAACGTCCACGTCAACCTTCTGAAATACATCGGCGCAGACCCGCTTACGATGAACCAGTCGGAAGTGTACACGTCGCTTCAGCAGGGCACGATTGATGCCTGCGAAAACACGCTCGACCTTCTCTTCACGCAGAACACGCTTGAAGTCGTAAAGAACATTTCGCTCTGGAACTACTCGTACGACCCGATTTACTTCTCAGTAAGCAAAGAGCTCTGGGGCAAACTTTCAGCGGCAGAAAAGAAGATATTCCAGGATGCCGCAAACGAAGCCATGAAATACCAGATCAAAGTCACGCGTGAAAAAGATCAGAAGCTTCGCAGCCGCCTCGGCGAATACAAAATCAAGGTTGTCAAATCGCTTACGCCTGCAAACCTCGCGGCATTCAAAAAAGCGGTTGCCCCGATTTACAAGGACAACGAAAAGAATTTCGGAAAAGAACTTAAGGAATTCGGCTACAAATTCTAA
- a CDS encoding NAD(+) synthase, whose protein sequence is MRDGFIKTAAVAPRLKPADCEFNAKVLHETIKAAAEAGVSLIVLPELAITGCSCKDLFFQKKLQQEAKKALVDLAQSCPWQTAAIVGIPFENGGQLYDCAAVLFNGRTLGIVPKTKKSADYGRWFAPAPAGNGKAILGAEEIPFGANLLFKCSSVPEFCFGCEIGDDLFLPFSKSEKLAAAGANLIVNCLADPELAGRSEYRKTAVCAQSAKLVCGLVAANAGEGESTSECVYGGENFIVENGQLLASAKPFGNGYCSAVIDLQRLAAERQKQPNYPELNTEGTETIPFDLLLRETRLERPVLQQPFVPEKRADRRLRAEEILQIQAHALKKRIEHTKAQRLVLGISGGLDSTLALLACVRALDLADKPRSSLLAYTMPCFGTSDRTKNNAQKLCALLGAELREIDIKPAVRKHFRDLGHDGKTRDAAYENAQARERTQLLMDAANMENGLVIGTGDLSELALGWTTYNGDHMSMYSLNAAIPKTLVRALVEYEAEQTDSEELKAVLKDILRTPVSPELLPAKKGGETQKTEEILGAYELHDFFLYWFLRFGFSPAKICRLAKYAFENDYPEAEILKTLRTFISRFFAQQYKRSCQPEGVRTGSASLSPQDWKMPGDAKAALWLAEMDKIDEEYAQRSSRKTTTYEQFKKNRLAKRMAADGKKGAPAAEKPRPSSMDMFLKQFGE, encoded by the coding sequence ATGCGCGACGGCTTTATAAAAACAGCTGCGGTAGCTCCGCGGCTCAAACCCGCAGACTGCGAATTTAACGCGAAAGTGCTGCACGAAACGATAAAAGCCGCGGCGGAAGCCGGAGTATCGCTTATAGTACTGCCTGAGCTTGCAATAACGGGCTGCAGCTGCAAAGATCTGTTTTTTCAGAAAAAACTTCAGCAGGAAGCAAAAAAAGCGCTTGTTGATCTTGCGCAAAGCTGCCCCTGGCAGACAGCCGCAATCGTCGGCATACCCTTTGAAAACGGCGGACAGCTCTACGACTGCGCAGCGGTGCTTTTCAACGGCAGAACACTCGGCATAGTTCCCAAAACGAAAAAATCAGCGGACTACGGACGCTGGTTTGCGCCTGCGCCTGCCGGCAACGGCAAAGCGATACTTGGTGCCGAAGAAATACCGTTCGGCGCAAACCTTCTCTTCAAATGCAGCTCCGTACCCGAATTCTGCTTCGGCTGTGAAATCGGCGACGACCTGTTTCTCCCGTTCTCCAAGTCGGAAAAACTTGCGGCTGCGGGGGCAAACCTGATAGTGAACTGTCTTGCAGATCCCGAACTTGCCGGGCGCTCTGAATACCGCAAAACGGCAGTCTGCGCGCAGTCCGCGAAACTTGTCTGCGGGCTTGTCGCGGCAAACGCCGGTGAAGGCGAATCGACAAGCGAATGTGTGTACGGCGGTGAAAACTTCATCGTTGAAAACGGACAGCTGCTTGCCTCGGCAAAACCGTTCGGCAACGGCTACTGCTCCGCCGTCATCGACCTGCAGCGGCTTGCCGCCGAAAGACAGAAACAGCCCAACTACCCTGAACTGAACACGGAAGGCACAGAAACAATCCCTTTTGACCTTCTCCTCCGCGAAACGCGCCTGGAAAGACCGGTGCTTCAGCAGCCCTTTGTACCCGAAAAAAGAGCTGACCGCCGTCTGCGCGCGGAGGAAATACTGCAAATCCAGGCGCACGCACTGAAAAAAAGAATTGAACACACCAAAGCGCAGCGGCTTGTACTCGGAATATCAGGCGGACTTGACTCCACGCTTGCGCTGCTTGCCTGCGTACGCGCGCTCGACCTTGCGGACAAACCGCGCAGCAGCCTGCTTGCATACACAATGCCCTGCTTCGGCACCAGCGACAGAACGAAAAACAACGCGCAGAAACTCTGTGCCCTGCTTGGCGCCGAACTGCGCGAAATAGACATCAAACCGGCGGTGCGAAAACACTTCCGCGACCTGGGACACGACGGAAAAACCCGCGATGCGGCATACGAAAACGCGCAGGCGCGCGAACGGACGCAGCTGCTGATGGATGCCGCCAACATGGAAAACGGACTTGTCATAGGCACGGGAGACCTCTCTGAACTTGCACTCGGCTGGACAACCTACAACGGCGACCACATGTCAATGTACTCGCTCAACGCTGCAATACCGAAAACGCTCGTCAGGGCGCTCGTTGAATACGAAGCGGAACAGACAGACAGCGAAGAACTCAAAGCGGTGCTCAAAGATATACTCCGCACCCCTGTAAGCCCCGAACTGCTGCCTGCCAAAAAAGGCGGCGAAACGCAGAAAACGGAAGAAATCCTAGGCGCTTACGAACTGCACGACTTCTTCCTCTACTGGTTCCTGCGCTTCGGCTTTTCGCCGGCAAAAATATGCCGTCTTGCGAAATACGCCTTTGAAAACGACTACCCCGAAGCGGAAATACTCAAAACGCTCAGAACCTTCATCAGCCGCTTCTTCGCGCAGCAGTACAAACGCAGCTGCCAGCCGGAAGGCGTGCGAACGGGCAGCGCGAGCCTCTCGCCGCAGGACTGGAAAATGCCCGGAGACGCGAAAGCAGCGCTCTGGCTTGCGGAAATGGACAAAATAGACGAAGAATATGCGCAGAGGTCGTCAAGAAAAACAACGACCTACGAACAATTCAAAAAAAACCGCCTTGCGAAACGCATGGCGGCGGATGGCAAAAAAGGAGCACCGGCGGCGGAAAAACCGCGCCCGTCGTCAATGGATATGTTCCTGAAACAATTCGGGGAATAG
- a CDS encoding peptidylprolyl isomerase, with product MVCSSAAQAEAAKRQTAVFKTNMGTFEIELYNDLAPKTVKNFIDLTKKKFYDGIIFHRVIDQFMIQGGDPTGSGMGGPGYTIPDEFGKGLKHESKGVLSMANAGPNTGGSQFFITLVPCPWLDGKHAIFGHVVKGMDIVEKIGHVATDSMDRPLKKVVMESVTIK from the coding sequence ATGGTATGCTCCTCAGCAGCACAGGCAGAAGCTGCAAAACGCCAGACCGCCGTATTCAAAACAAACATGGGCACGTTCGAAATCGAACTCTACAACGACCTTGCGCCCAAAACGGTCAAAAACTTTATTGACCTCACGAAAAAGAAATTCTACGACGGCATCATATTCCACCGAGTCATCGACCAGTTCATGATACAGGGCGGAGACCCGACAGGCAGCGGCATGGGAGGCCCCGGCTACACAATACCAGACGAATTCGGCAAAGGTCTCAAGCATGAAAGCAAAGGTGTCCTATCCATGGCAAATGCAGGACCCAACACAGGCGGCAGCCAATTCTTCATCACGCTGGTGCCCTGCCCGTGGCTTGACGGCAAACACGCAATCTTCGGACACGTTGTCAAAGGCATGGACATCGTTGAAAAAATTGGACATGTTGCGACAGACAGCATGGACAGACCGCTCAAAAAAGTTGTAATGGAAAGCGTAACAATAAAATAA
- a CDS encoding TIGR03905 family TSCPD domain-containing protein, with protein sequence MQYSYKTQGTCSQLITFEYENGKISGVKFYGGCPGNLAAIPRLVEGMTPAEIREKLEGISCGGKPTSCADQLAKAVTAAEQEAAEKA encoded by the coding sequence GTGCAGTACAGCTACAAAACGCAGGGCACCTGCTCGCAGCTGATTACCTTTGAATACGAAAACGGCAAGATCAGCGGCGTGAAATTTTACGGCGGCTGCCCGGGAAACCTCGCGGCGATACCGCGGCTGGTTGAAGGCATGACGCCTGCCGAAATCCGCGAAAAACTTGAAGGCATAAGCTGCGGCGGAAAACCAACCTCCTGTGCCGACCAGCTCGCGAAAGCGGTAACGGCGGCTGAACAGGAAGCAGCAGAAAAAGCATAA
- a CDS encoding TRAP transporter small permease codes for MEKIDFLLNKLEETVMVVGGIIMVAMNFLNVVCRYLLPKTPFSYTEELVVLVFMWVSMFGISYAYRRRAHTLLTILSDLIKGRGRILIVLFSMAASMLLMALIAYTGYGMVLNQIKFSQILPGMRLPMAYMGWSVPAGAAASLLSVLVSGCKEIKEICGGTK; via the coding sequence ATGGAAAAAATAGACTTTTTGCTGAACAAACTGGAAGAGACAGTTATGGTCGTCGGCGGAATTATTATGGTGGCGATGAATTTTCTCAACGTTGTGTGCCGCTACCTGCTTCCGAAGACGCCGTTTTCATATACTGAAGAGCTCGTCGTACTGGTCTTTATGTGGGTCAGTATGTTCGGTATTTCATACGCCTACAGAAGAAGAGCGCACACGCTTCTTACAATTCTTTCCGACCTTATCAAAGGCAGGGGAAGAATTCTGATAGTGCTGTTCTCAATGGCGGCATCCATGCTGCTTATGGCGCTTATAGCCTATACGGGCTACGGCATGGTGCTGAATCAGATTAAATTCAGCCAGATACTTCCGGGCATGAGACTTCCTATGGCTTACATGGGCTGGTCAGTGCCTGCGGGGGCGGCGGCTTCGCTGCTCAGCGTTCTGGTAAGCGGCTGCAAGGAAATTAAAGAAATCTGCGGCGGAACGAAATAA
- a CDS encoding phosphomannomutase/phosphoglucomutase, which produces MAKIPAHIFREYDIRGLAEEELTSENVELIALAYGTWLVRNGVAKATLGGDVRLSTNRIKAALAKGLLAAGVDVVDLGVTSTPTFYWSFFRCGADGGIQVTGSHNPKEFNGLKVAFKKATLWGDAIQNIYRMIETDDFAVAKTPGKLSSLDITDEYIDMLASKVQLGGRKLKIVCDYGNSTGGYYGPKLFRKLGCEVIDLFAEPDGNFPNHHPDPTKRENLLSLMEAVTREGADAGFGYDGDADRLGVVDDKGNMLVGDRLMALYWREILAKNPGAVAICEVKSSMALPEDIEKHGGKPLWWCAGHSLIKAKMAEQKALFSGEVSGHLFFADEYFGYDDAFYAAERLCRILSNETKKLSYIMEEIPRYPSTAETRYDCPDDKKRGVVERVKEQALAEKLNVITVDGVRIIYENGWGLVRISNTQPVLVARCEGRTKEALADICADMKRRLLNAGSPAFNWEF; this is translated from the coding sequence GTGGCAAAAATACCTGCTCATATTTTCAGGGAGTATGATATCCGCGGTCTTGCGGAGGAGGAGCTGACCAGCGAAAACGTTGAACTTATCGCTCTTGCCTACGGCACCTGGCTGGTGCGAAACGGTGTTGCCAAGGCGACGTTGGGCGGCGACGTGCGGCTTTCGACGAATCGCATTAAGGCTGCTTTGGCAAAAGGGCTGCTTGCGGCAGGCGTTGACGTTGTTGACCTCGGCGTGACGTCAACCCCGACTTTTTACTGGAGTTTCTTCCGCTGCGGCGCAGACGGAGGTATTCAGGTTACGGGCAGTCACAATCCGAAGGAGTTTAACGGTCTGAAGGTTGCTTTCAAAAAGGCAACGCTTTGGGGAGACGCCATTCAGAATATTTACAGGATGATTGAAACTGATGATTTTGCCGTCGCAAAAACGCCGGGAAAACTTTCCTCGCTTGATATTACCGACGAGTATATCGATATGCTGGCTTCAAAGGTTCAGCTCGGCGGCAGAAAGCTGAAGATTGTCTGTGATTACGGAAACAGCACCGGGGGTTATTACGGGCCAAAGCTTTTCAGAAAGCTCGGCTGTGAGGTTATCGACCTTTTCGCGGAGCCTGACGGCAATTTCCCAAATCATCACCCGGATCCGACAAAGCGCGAAAATCTGCTTTCGCTTATGGAAGCCGTAACGCGCGAGGGAGCGGACGCAGGTTTCGGTTATGACGGAGACGCGGACAGACTGGGCGTGGTTGACGATAAGGGCAATATGCTTGTCGGCGACAGGCTTATGGCGCTTTATTGGCGCGAAATTCTGGCGAAAAATCCGGGCGCGGTTGCAATTTGCGAAGTCAAGAGTTCAATGGCTCTTCCGGAGGACATTGAAAAGCACGGCGGAAAGCCGCTCTGGTGGTGCGCCGGTCATTCACTGATTAAGGCAAAGATGGCTGAGCAGAAGGCGCTTTTTTCGGGCGAGGTTTCCGGTCACCTTTTCTTCGCTGACGAGTATTTCGGTTACGATGACGCTTTTTACGCGGCAGAACGGCTTTGCCGCATTTTGTCCAACGAAACAAAAAAGCTTTCGTATATAATGGAGGAAATTCCTCGGTATCCTTCTACCGCCGAAACGCGTTACGACTGTCCTGACGACAAAAAACGCGGCGTGGTGGAACGCGTGAAAGAACAGGCTCTCGCCGAGAAACTAAACGTGATTACCGTTGACGGCGTGAGGATTATTTATGAAAACGGCTGGGGACTTGTCCGTATTTCAAATACGCAGCCTGTGCTTGTGGCGCGCTGCGAGGGCAGGACAAAGGAAGCGCTTGCCGATATCTGCGCAGATATGAAGCGCCGTCTGCTTAACGCGGGAAGTCCGGCGTTTAACTGGGAGTTTTAA
- a CDS encoding FAD-dependent oxidoreductase encodes MKKILLLFLICLTFALPANAEEIKCDVAVVGGGCGGCAAALQAARLGASVTVLEETEMLGGQMTSAAVSTMDDRGLTRTGIYKEFLDKIRAYYKTAGKNVSCCYWGGDTIAFEPLRGAKILHEMLADAGVNVIYGVRPVSAAAKKDTVVSAAFETAEKEKITVRAKIFIDATECGDFIPLTPARWRAGNSLSPKIDKNGIIQDITWVAVVRKYPDGVPAELLLNEMPPNYVKYIDEYRAIVTKNGNNWPEGYPYNTATHNEYRAIPDLSNSLNVDGGNPETWENVTKTCLNWANDYPGGTYGAKGEHLSSAYLTNAEYREKINLRAMEKTLGFVYYMQKELGMNDWSVSDEGYTVQLVDWQADEKLARFAGILRHFPCRPYVRESRRLAGVKTMTVKDVIRDPQLKRTLKNKTDSVALGEYPIDLHGSSDSQYLDADLGETKESIPNDWQYIKGGLFQIPAGVLIPEKINGLLAAEKNISVSRTVNGATRLQPVTMLTGQAAGALAALAVKQKTQPREISVKEIQKTLISAKDRISLHRFDDLTENDSDWKYGEYAIVRGLLEPELENRFGSKTQLVFLELRHIFEQLTGLRKTAIDRDPFEPVTCGTAAEWLTQLTEGEKCAAAMRTFIAALEQNGENPLTKMVMAKFIWNWDDVKGEK; translated from the coding sequence TTGAAAAAAATATTGCTGTTATTTCTAATCTGTCTGACATTTGCTCTGCCGGCAAACGCCGAAGAAATTAAATGTGACGTTGCCGTCGTAGGCGGAGGCTGCGGAGGCTGTGCTGCCGCGCTTCAGGCGGCAAGGCTCGGCGCGTCTGTCACAGTTCTTGAAGAAACTGAAATGCTCGGCGGGCAGATGACCTCTGCCGCTGTATCCACAATGGACGACAGAGGACTCACCCGCACTGGTATATACAAAGAATTTTTGGACAAAATCCGCGCCTATTACAAAACCGCCGGCAAAAACGTCAGCTGCTGCTACTGGGGAGGCGACACAATAGCCTTTGAACCTCTCCGCGGCGCGAAAATACTTCACGAAATGCTTGCTGATGCCGGAGTGAACGTCATATACGGCGTCCGTCCCGTATCCGCGGCGGCAAAAAAAGACACGGTTGTTTCGGCGGCATTTGAAACCGCAGAAAAAGAAAAAATTACCGTAAGAGCCAAAATATTCATAGATGCTACGGAATGCGGCGACTTTATTCCGCTCACGCCGGCGCGCTGGAGGGCAGGAAACTCCCTGTCGCCGAAAATTGACAAAAACGGAATAATACAGGACATAACGTGGGTTGCGGTAGTCAGAAAATATCCTGACGGCGTGCCTGCAGAGCTTTTGCTTAACGAAATGCCGCCAAACTACGTCAAATATATTGACGAATACCGCGCGATAGTGACCAAAAACGGAAACAACTGGCCGGAAGGCTACCCTTACAACACGGCAACACACAACGAATACCGCGCCATACCTGACCTTTCGAACAGCCTCAACGTTGACGGCGGAAATCCCGAAACGTGGGAAAACGTCACAAAAACCTGCCTCAACTGGGCTAATGACTACCCGGGGGGAACCTACGGAGCAAAAGGAGAACATCTTTCCTCAGCATACCTGACGAACGCGGAATACCGCGAAAAAATCAACCTCCGTGCAATGGAAAAAACGCTCGGCTTCGTATACTACATGCAAAAAGAACTCGGCATGAACGACTGGTCGGTTTCCGATGAAGGCTACACCGTGCAGCTTGTGGACTGGCAGGCTGACGAAAAACTTGCGCGCTTTGCCGGAATACTCAGACATTTTCCCTGCCGCCCCTACGTAAGGGAAAGCCGGCGGCTGGCAGGAGTCAAAACCATGACTGTCAAAGACGTAATCAGGGATCCGCAGCTCAAACGCACCTTAAAAAATAAAACGGACTCAGTAGCTCTCGGTGAATACCCGATAGACCTTCACGGCTCCTCTGACAGCCAATACCTTGACGCTGACCTCGGCGAAACGAAAGAAAGCATACCAAACGACTGGCAGTACATAAAGGGCGGACTTTTTCAAATTCCTGCCGGAGTTCTCATACCTGAAAAAATCAACGGACTCCTTGCGGCGGAAAAAAACATCTCGGTATCACGCACAGTCAACGGCGCCACGCGGCTCCAGCCGGTGACAATGCTTACCGGACAGGCGGCGGGAGCGCTTGCCGCGCTCGCTGTGAAACAAAAGACACAGCCGAGGGAAATATCTGTAAAAGAAATTCAAAAGACGCTCATATCCGCAAAAGACAGAATATCTCTCCACCGCTTTGACGACCTCACAGAAAACGATTCCGACTGGAAATACGGAGAATACGCCATAGTGCGCGGACTGCTTGAGCCTGAGCTGGAAAACCGCTTCGGAAGCAAAACGCAGCTGGTTTTTCTTGAACTTCGCCACATCTTTGAACAGCTCACCGGACTCAGAAAAACCGCAATTGACAGAGACCCGTTTGAGCCTGTAACCTGCGGCACTGCTGCGGAATGGCTTACACAACTTACGGAAGGTGAAAAATGCGCAGCCGCGATGCGCACGTTCATTGCCGCGCTTGAGCAGAACGGCGAAAACCCTTTAACGAAAATGGTTATGGCAAAATTTATATGGAACTGGGACGATGTTAAAGGTGAAAAATAA
- a CDS encoding MarR family transcriptional regulator — MIQSRKGFNEAVSAVQGGKLRDQLAFMLYAGAKETTRRYKMLLRDTGLTYTQYLAMLVLWEKEKINVKTLGEQLYLDSGTLTPMLKKMEEAGFIKRTRDSGDERNMIVTLTDAGRKLRSATAAVEIKAKAEFPITGMEAKQLAATLEKLLYGLSK; from the coding sequence ATGATACAGAGCAGAAAAGGCTTCAATGAAGCAGTATCAGCCGTACAGGGCGGCAAACTCAGAGATCAGCTTGCGTTCATGCTCTATGCCGGAGCAAAAGAAACGACTCGCAGATACAAAATGCTGCTGCGCGATACGGGACTTACTTACACGCAGTACCTTGCGATGCTCGTGCTTTGGGAAAAAGAAAAAATCAACGTCAAAACACTTGGTGAACAGCTCTACCTTGACAGCGGCACACTTACCCCTATGCTCAAGAAAATGGAAGAAGCCGGCTTCATCAAACGCACGCGCGACAGCGGAGACGAAAGAAACATGATAGTAACGCTCACCGACGCCGGCAGAAAACTCCGTTCGGCAACGGCGGCTGTCGAGATTAAAGCGAAAGCAGAATTTCCGATAACCGGCATGGAAGCAAAACAGCTTGCCGCCACACTTGAAAAACTGCTCTACGGACTTTCGAAATAA
- a CDS encoding aminopeptidase P family protein, translating to MKIAKEEFIARQQSLRRIMAERGLDAVCIAGSAQLDTRGVLRYFTDYYLPVFEEYLLITRDGSFFFAHDGCGADYAKKFCAVDEIKIIPEADYNFDPAKPVVNVLKELGCKSAGTCWGRQVSAGFCNSFAKNAEGISTEDVSMSVHRLRAVKSPAEIELLREAVKFNEKILDFYVSQTAAGKTELDAVNKASLYALEQGAEDLYWMTASGKTPSLAYLAASRQQKHVWQRGDYHYVVLEHSVPGGYYSEITQLVSFGKPKKEYEEAYKAVTEAQKAAASAARTGEPVSKLAEASHKVLCELGYCAKESPVPCIGHSQGLDAWEFPRIAADETMTVQPGMRFNIHPAVVLPDGAKITSCQSWLAAENGCEQLSSLSDEIIVL from the coding sequence ATGAAAATCGCAAAAGAAGAATTTATCGCGCGACAGCAGTCGCTCCGCCGCATTATGGCGGAGCGGGGACTTGACGCAGTCTGCATAGCAGGCTCTGCGCAGCTTGACACGCGCGGGGTTCTCAGATACTTCACAGACTACTATCTGCCTGTATTTGAAGAATATCTGCTGATTACGCGCGACGGAAGCTTCTTCTTTGCCCACGACGGCTGCGGAGCAGACTACGCGAAAAAATTCTGCGCCGTTGACGAAATAAAAATCATACCTGAAGCGGACTACAACTTTGACCCTGCAAAGCCCGTCGTGAACGTGCTGAAGGAACTCGGCTGCAAAAGCGCCGGCACCTGCTGGGGACGCCAGGTGTCCGCAGGTTTCTGCAATTCCTTCGCAAAAAATGCTGAAGGCATAAGCACCGAAGACGTTTCCATGTCCGTGCACCGGCTCCGCGCGGTCAAAAGCCCTGCGGAAATTGAACTGTTGCGCGAAGCGGTGAAATTCAACGAAAAGATACTTGATTTCTACGTCAGTCAGACAGCGGCGGGCAAAACTGAACTCGACGCGGTGAACAAAGCTTCTCTCTATGCGCTTGAACAGGGTGCGGAAGACCTCTACTGGATGACCGCGTCCGGAAAAACACCGTCGCTTGCCTATCTTGCCGCCTCAAGGCAGCAGAAACACGTATGGCAGCGGGGAGACTATCACTATGTAGTGCTTGAACACTCTGTGCCCGGAGGCTATTACAGCGAAATAACGCAGCTTGTATCTTTCGGAAAACCTAAAAAAGAATACGAAGAGGCGTACAAAGCCGTGACGGAAGCCCAAAAAGCGGCAGCCTCAGCCGCCAGAACAGGCGAACCTGTTTCAAAGCTTGCAGAAGCATCGCACAAAGTGCTCTGCGAACTCGGTTACTGCGCAAAAGAATCGCCGGTGCCCTGCATAGGTCATTCGCAGGGGCTTGACGCATGGGAATTCCCGCGGATAGCGGCAGACGAAACAATGACGGTACAGCCCGGCATGCGTTTCAACATACATCCTGCCGTGGTTCTTCCGGACGGCGCAAAAATCACTTCCTGCCAGAGCTGGCTTGCAGCGGAAAACGGCTGCGAACAGCTGTCATCTCTCAGCGATGAAATAATCGTGCTTTAA
- a CDS encoding TRAP transporter large permease produces the protein MTGIILLGTFFGLLLLKVPVAASMGLAAFAGMIDMGFKISVFPTVFYAAIAKYTMLAIPFFILAGVIMDYAGISKRLIDLANSCVGHRRGGLAVVTVVVACFFAAISGSGPATVAAIGGVLIPAMRKQGYDKNFATAVVASSGGIGMIIPPSIPFIIYAMLAEVSVGTMFMAGVVPGLLFGLFFSVAALLYLRNDKNVILSPRCSWKERFKAFKSAIWALLMPVIILGGIYGGIFTPTEAAGVAVVYGLFVGVCVYREIKMKQLWKIMVDSFVSSAIIMFIMGCAGAFTWILTTSGVTRELTDLLLSLTSDRNMMLLIITIIFLIAGCFVDSASGFYLLLPILLPIIREMHYSLIAFGVIATSNFALGQVTPPVGSNLFVACNIADVTMKDLVAKVWPFLIAGIICLLLITYMPQLITFFPTLLGMKVI, from the coding sequence ATGACCGGAATAATTCTGCTTGGAACATTTTTCGGGCTCCTTCTTCTGAAGGTTCCCGTTGCTGCCTCCATGGGGCTTGCCGCTTTTGCCGGAATGATAGACATGGGCTTCAAAATTTCTGTTTTCCCGACGGTTTTCTACGCGGCAATAGCCAAATACACCATGCTCGCAATACCGTTCTTCATTCTTGCGGGCGTTATCATGGACTATGCCGGCATTTCAAAACGTCTTATAGACCTTGCCAACTCCTGCGTAGGACACCGCAGAGGCGGGCTGGCGGTCGTAACGGTCGTGGTTGCCTGCTTCTTTGCGGCAATTTCAGGCTCAGGCCCCGCAACCGTTGCCGCCATAGGCGGGGTTTTAATTCCCGCAATGAGAAAACAGGGCTACGACAAAAACTTCGCAACGGCGGTCGTTGCCTCCTCAGGCGGTATTGGAATGATTATTCCTCCGAGCATTCCTTTTATCATCTACGCTATGCTTGCCGAAGTTTCAGTAGGCACAATGTTTATGGCAGGCGTAGTACCGGGCCTGCTTTTCGGCTTGTTCTTCTCGGTCGCGGCGCTTCTCTATCTCCGCAATGACAAAAACGTCATACTCAGCCCGAGATGCAGCTGGAAGGAACGCTTCAAGGCATTCAAGAGCGCAATATGGGCTCTGCTCATGCCTGTAATCATTCTCGGCGGAATCTACGGCGGAATATTTACCCCTACGGAAGCCGCTGGTGTTGCGGTTGTCTACGGACTGTTTGTCGGAGTTTGCGTGTACAGGGAAATCAAAATGAAACAGCTTTGGAAAATCATGGTTGATTCCTTTGTTTCCTCGGCGATTATTATGTTTATAATGGGCTGCGCGGGAGCGTTTACCTGGATTCTTACCACCTCCGGCGTAACGCGCGAGCTTACTGACCTGCTTCTCTCGCTTACAAGCGACAGAAACATGATGCTGCTGATTATAACGATCATATTCCTTATCGCAGGCTGCTTTGTCGACTCGGCATCAGGCTTCTACCTGCTGCTTCCGATACTGCTTCCGATAATCAGGGAAATGCACTATTCGCTTATAGCCTTCGGCGTTATAGCGACCTCAAACTTTGCGCTCGGACAGGTTACGCCGCCTGTCGGTTCCAACCTGTTTGTCGCCTGCAACATTGCAGACGTTACGATGAAAGACCTTGTCGCAAAGGTGTGGCCGTTCCTGATAGCCGGTATAATCTGCCTGCTGCTCATAACCTATATGCCGCAGCTTATAACGTTTTTCCCGACGCTGCTCGGAATGAAGGTTATATAA